The genomic stretch CCCTTGCGGACCACCTTGACGACGGGGTTGTTGAGCACGCTCTTGCCCAGGTTGTAGGTCGCCTTGATTCCGGAGATGGCCTTGGGGGCACCCACGCGCACGCCCGCGGCCACCGCGACGGGCGCGGCCACGCTCACCATGTTCCCCACCGGGTCGCCCGACGTCACCTTCTTCTCCTCGGTGCCCGTGGGGTCCACCAGGTCCAGGGGCCGGTTGCTCACGTAGCCGTAGAGGTTGCACTCCACGGGGCTCTCGCGGCACTTCTCCAGGTCCTCGAGGAACAGCGGGTCCGGCGTGGTGAAGCGGTTGATGCGCGTGTCGTAGTCGCGCACGCCCATGCGCACGAAGCCGAGGTCCGCGTCATAGGCCTTCTCCACGTAGTCCAGCGCGGCGGCGCCGGTGGGGTGGGTGGCCCGGTCTCCGAACGGCGAGGGCAGCCGCGCGGTGCCGTCCGCGTCCGCCAGCACCGTGCCCCGGCGGTCCGTGCTCAGGAGCCGGAACGTCCCGTTGTGCAGCACGCCCACCAGCTGGCCGTCCACGCGAACCGGCTGGGTGATGCCGGATGCATCCAGGTAGCCGCCGCCCTTCAGGTAGGCCGCCAGCGGTGCCCCGGAGCCGTCGCGCTTGAGCAGCCGCTCCCCGTCCTCGTCGTAGAGGAAGCTCCAGCTGTCGCCACCCTTCTGCGCCGTGGCCACCTGGCCGTCCGGGCCATAGGTCAGGGTCAGGTCGTCGCGGCTCACCGTGCGGCCCAGCCCGTCCATGACGTACGTCACGCCCCCGGCCACCAGCGCGTTGGCTCCCACCACGAGCGTGCGCGTGCCCGCGTCGTCGGTGATGGAGAGCGGCAGGCCCGCGGCGTCGAAGCCATACGCGTACGTGTGCTGCGCGTCCTGGGCGCTCGTGAGGAAGCCCTGGGGCGAGTAGTCGTACTCCCGCGTGAGCGGCGCGCCACCGACGTGGAGCAGCTCGGTGCCGGTGAGCCCGCGAGCGTTCAGCTTCCACGCGATGGACGAAGCCCAGGAGGGGGTCGTCTGGGAGAGGGAGGTGCGCTCGCGGGTGAGGGCGTCATAGCCCAGCTCGACGAACGTGCCCCCGCCGAAGTCCACCTTCGCCGTCTTGCCCACGCCGTTGTACTGCACGCTCGCCCAGGGCTGGCCATCGAGCGTCAGCGCGCTCATCCTGCCCCACGCGTCCCAGTCGTAGCCGAGCGTCGTGGTGGACAGCACGGAGCCGCTCGCGTCCTTCACGCGTGTCACCTCCGTGTCCACCTCGCCATTCTCCGTGTAGGCGACCTCCGTCTCCACGGTGCGCCAGCCGGCGAGCGTCAGCGTCGTCTTCGCCAGCAGCCCGTCCGCCCGGTACTCCAGTCGCTTGGTGTACCCGTCCCCCGAGGTCGCGGTGAGCAGGCCCGGCAGGCTGGTGTCGCCGGGCGCCGAGGGCGTGGCGCCGTCGTGGTAGAGCCGGAACTGCTTCACCCCGCCGGACGCGTTCGCGTGGGAGATGAGCGTGCGGCGGCCCGCGCCGTCGTACTGGTAGCTCTCGCTGCGCACCAGCGTGTTGAACGGCGTGCGGAAGCGCTTGGCCGACACCAACCACGTGCCCGGGGTGTACTCGAAGTCCACCTTCGCCACGCCGTCGCGCTCCACCCGACCCACGCGGCCATAGGCGTCGTACGTCAGCCAGTGGCCCGCGCCATCCGGCATGACCGCGCCGCGCAGGCGGCCCAGGGCGTCATACGTGTACGTATAGGTCGAGCCCAGCTCGTCCTCGTAGCGCGTCACGCGCCTGGCCGCGTCCAGGTACTGGCTGCGCGTGCCGCCGCCGCTCTCCTGCGTCTGCACCCGCAGGCGGCCCCCGTCGAGCGCCCAGCCCGTCGACACCGTCTGCTGGACGTCCACGTGGTGGCGCAAGAGCTTGTCCACCTCGTAGCCGAAGACGGCCGTGCGCACGCTCGAGGTCAGCTCGATGCCGCCCAGGAGTGACGCGTAGTCGAGCGCGGCCATGTCCGTGTTCGCGGGGAGGTTGGGGCGCGTGTATTGCGCCTTCTCCCGCTGCTGACGGCTGTGCACCGTCAGGCCGTCCACCACCCAGCCCTCGGGGACGAGGCGGGCCTTCGCCACGTCCTCGCCGGCGGCGGTGACGTACTCCTCGGCGTAGCGGCGGGCGTTGGTGGCCGCGTCCACCAGCGAGGACACGGCGATGCCGGCCGGGCGCGTGGCGGTGGCGAAGCGGTAGTCGAGCGTCTCGTTCGGGTTCACCTCGCTCGCCGCGCCCAGCCCGTCCCAGCGCTTGGACAGCCGCTCCATGCCGTCGTAGCGGAAGCGCTCGGTGTGCGCGGTGGCGCCGTGGCGCGTGACGAGGGTGAGCAGCCCGTCATGCAACGGGTGTCGCTCGGTGACCTCCACCACCACGCCGTCCGGCTGGGTGACCTTGGAGAGGAGCAGGCGGCCCGGGGCGTACTCGAACGAGGTGGTGCCCTGGCCCGGCTCGCTCACCGTCTTCACGGTGTAGTCGGGCCAGTAGGTCGCTGTCTGCAAGGGCATGGCGCCTTGCGGTCCCAGCGCCTCCACCTTCTCCACCAGGCCCACCGCGTTGCGGGTGATGACGCCCTGGTAGCCGAAGTCGAGCGTGGGCTCCTGCGGGTGCGTCCCGGTGAAGCTCAGCGTGGCGGGCAGGCAGTGCAGGTGCTTCACCAGCGCGGACGGATTGGCGCGGGTCTGGTTCGTGGCGAGCGTCCCCCACGGCGTCACGCGCACCTGCTGCTTCGGGCACACCCCGTCGAAGGAGAGCGTCTGGGTGGACTCGGTGAGCGTCACCCCCGGGACGATGGCGTCCTGGAAGCCCTCTCCCTCCTCCTTCAGGCGCTTGTAGGCGATGCCCTGGAAGGACGTGTCCTCGTACTGGCGGAAGGAGACCTCCTTGACGAAGGGGGTGAGCGCGTCCGTACGTGTGTCGGAGAGCTGGAGCCCCGCGAAGGTGTCGCCGTTGAGGAAGTTGACCGCGTGGCTCTCCAGTGGCGCGCTGCGCACCACGCTGTCGAAGCCGAGCAGGTAGCCGCCCAGGGAGTGGTAGTTGGCGCCGAAGTACGTGTAGCCGTAGGTGACTGTGTCGTAGCCGGACGACGTGGACGTCAGCGACGCCAGCACGGGCTGCCGGTAGCGCGCCCCGGGGGCCGCCGGCAGGCGCGTGTACGTGAAGCCCAGCACGGTGCCCTTGCCGTCATCCGCCGACTGGAGCAGCCCCGTCTCCGGGCCGTCCAGCGAGGCGCTGTAGGCGTCCAGCCCCTTCGTCACCGTGAGGCTGGTGTTGCCGCTGCCGGCGAAGTCCCCCTGCGCCAGCGCGCTCGTCGTGCCGTTGAAGAAGGTGAGCGCGGGGACGGTGACCTCGCGGAACTCCGTCCCGTTGTTGACGAACAGCAGCGCCAGCCCCGTCTTCGACAGCAGCATGTCCGCCATGCCGTCGCGGTTCACGTCCACGAACATCACGGAGTACGTGCTGAGCTGGGCCAGGCTCGCGCCCGTCTTGGTCAGCACGGGGTACAGCTTGCTCGAGGCCGAGTCGAACGAGAACTGCCCCGTCCCGGGCCACACGTGCAGGCCGTTGGACAGCCGCGCGACGATGTCCGGGATGCTGTCGCCGTTGACGTCATGCACCCACGACGAGGTGGCGGAGACGCTCGGCGTGAGCGTCCCGGTGAGGGTGGCGCCGAAGGTGGTGGCCGGCCCCGCGCCGCTGGTGTTGGGGCGCACCTGGAAGCCGCCGGCCACCACCCGGATGAAGTCCGGTTGCTGGTCCCCGTTCAGGTCCACGAAGCGGGTGTGGGGGCCGGGTTGCCACGCGCCGGAGAGGGACTGCTGCGACAGGAGCGTGCCCGCGCGATTGCAGACCTTCACCTCCGTGGCGCCGCTCACCGCGGTGATGGCCACCACGTCCGCCTTGACCTGGTTGGGACGCAGCCTGGCGAGCAGCCGGGGCTCGTTGCTGGCGCTGGCCGCGGGACGGCACACCGTCTGGGTGGTGGCGTCCGGGGGCGGCAGGGGCTCCGCCCGGAAGCCCGTGTCCTCCTGCACGTAGAGCGTCTGCGCCTGGGCGTGCTCGAAGTCGAGCCGGCCGTCCTCGTCCTCGTCCAGCAGGGCCGCGCGCCAGGGCTGGATGGCGTCCTGGCCCGCGCTGGCCAGCGTCGTGTCGAGCTTCGTCACGCGCGTGAAGGCGGCCGCCTGGAGCGCGTCCGAGGACTTGAAGTAGGTGTAGCGGGCCGTGGGGCCCACCGTCTGCGTGGGCGCGACGCCGTAGGTCTGGTCGACCCGCGTGAGGTAGAAGGCCACGCCCTCCACGGGCTCGTCGTAGGTGAGCTGGTACTGCCAGCGGGGCTCGAACAGGCCGGAGGTCGCGTTGCGGGCCTTCACCGCCACGGAGGACACGCGGCGATCCATCCGCAGCTTCTTGCTGGAGCGGAAGTCATCCACCGGCTTGGCCAGCGTCGCGTAGGCCAGCTCCACCTGGTACTGGAAGTCGTTGCCGGTGCCGCCGTACTCCACTGTCTTCAGGAACAGCCGTCCGGTCGAATTGGCCTCGTAGGTGAAGCGCGTCTTGCGGCCGGTGGGGCTGACCACCTCGCGCAGGTGCCACGCATAGGTGCCCTTGGGTGTGTCGACCCGCGCGCCATCGCCGAAGCTCCAGACGCTGCCGTCCGGGTGATAGGCGACCAGCCCCGTGGCGGACTGCTCCACGCGCACCGGCGGGTTCATGTCCGCCGGGTACCAGAAGCCGTCCGCGCCCTGGATGAGCCGTCCCCAGGGGCTGGTCAGCTCGTCGGTCGCGTAGTCGAGGTCGCCGCGCACGCGCCAGCGGCGGATCTCCAGCCGCGTCTGCCAGCCGTGGCCCCACTCGGACAGGCCCGCGTCGGAGGAGTAGGTGGGGAAGGGCGAGGCGAGCAGCTCGCCCCGGTCCTTGGGCGTGGAGAAGGGCGAGGCGAGCGCGAAGCCGCCGCGCGCCACGTCCGCCGCGCCGAAGGCCGTCTGGGCGTAGGTGCCCACCAACGAGCCGCGCTGCGGCGCGGTGAGCTGCGGGGGTTGGATCTTCGCGTCGGTGAAGCCCGCGGGCTGGGCGAGCGCGAGTGGCGAGACGAGCAGGGCGGTGCCGCCCACCATCCGCCAGAGGAGCGATGGGAGTTTCATGGGACTTCCTGTTGGGTGTTGAGGGTGAGGCGGGGGCGGCGCGGCGCGGGGCCTTCCCCACGTCGCGCGCGCCACCCCCGGTGCTACCGAGCCGACGTCGACGTCACTGACAGACGGAGACGCCGGAGACCACGTCCGACAGCTCGAGCGCGTCCACCTTCAGGGTGACGACGAGCGCCGAGGCCTCGGAGAACAGCTGGGGATTCACGTTGCCCAGGTCGATGACGAACGTCCCGAACGGGGACAGGCCGTTGCTGGCGACGGTGGCGAACGGCTGCTGCAGGTCCGCCGCGAAGGTCGTCAGCACGTCGATGTCGTTGCCGAACAGCAGATGCGGCGCGCCCACCAGGAAGTCCTGGTTGAGCATGACGTAGTTCCTGGGCGCGCCATGCGCGGGGTAGCCGAAGGTGTCCGCCCAGCGGATGGGCACGGTGATGCCCGCCTGCGAGTCCGCGGCGTTGGTGCTGCTGAAGGGCCGCACCACCTGCACGCCCAGGTTCTTGATGATGGGCATGTGGTGGTTGCACAGCAGCACGCCGCCCTGGCCACCCTGGCTGTACAGGTCATCCGGGGAGAGGGTGATGGCGACCTCGCCGTTGCCCTGCAGAATCGTCTTCCACACCGTCTCGGAGCGCTCCAGGTTGGCCGCGCGCCACTGGGTGGGGATGGGGAAGTCCGGGTTGGGGAAGGCGAAGGCGAGCGCCACCTCCTTGGGGGCCTTGTCGGTGATGCGGGCCTGGGCCAGCGCGTTCTCGATGGTGGTGACGGCCGTGAGCGCCTTGGTGCCCAGCGCCGCGAAGTCATCCGACCAGTCGGCCTGTACCAGCGCCTCCAGGCTGGCGTGCGTGCGCAGCGGCGCGAGCGAGTTGGGGTGACGCAGGTCCATCGTCGGGTACAGGTACTCGGTGACCAGCCCCGTCAGCGCCCGGGACTTCTCGCGCAGCTCCTCGCCGTCCAGGTTGCGCAGCCGCCACAGCGGCAGCAGCCGCAGCAGCCGCGCCTTCTCCGAGCCGGAGTAGAAGTCGTCCGACAACGACTGGATTTCGAGCATCTGCATCTCGATGGCCCGCAGCACGTTGCGCAGCTCCACCATGCGCGCCACCCGCGCCAGCTCCTTGGCGACGAAGGTGTCGAACAGCGAGGTGAACACCTCCGGCATGCCCGTCATCGCGCAGCCCGGGCACTGGACGCCGTACTCCTGGAGCAGCCGGCTGCGCGCGTTCTGCTTCAGCGCCTCCAGCTCGCTGCCCGTCACGCGCCCCTGCGCCACGAAGGCCGGGGTGGCCGCGCGCAGCTCGGTCATCGCCGTGGCCATGGCCAGCCCCAGCGCCTTGGCCGCCGCGCCCGTGGGCATCAGCTGCACGGCCTTCACCGACAGCCGGTGCGACACGTCGTCCGCGCACGTGCCCAGGTCGTTCACCACCAGGTAGTATTCGCTGTCCGCCTTCACCACCACGGCCGTGTTGCCCGGCTGGAGCACCTGGACGTCGCGCAGGCCGGTGCGCGCGGTGGTGCCCGGCTGCATGGTCACCAGCAGCAGGGCGCCCGCCGGCGCGTCCGGGAAGGGCGTGTTCGGCAGCCTGAGGCCCAGCGAGTAGCTGGCCGAGCTGCGCTGCTCTCCGCCCACCTGGGTCGACGAGGTGCTCTCCACGCCCGTGGAGGCGCTGGCGCAGGCCTCCACGAAGGCGTAGGCCTTGACGCTCTGCCCGAAGATGTCCGGGCCCGTCTCGACCCGGATGCCCGCGCAGGCGCGATCCTCGACCGACGCCTTGACGAAGGTGGAGTCGCTGGCGTTCTCCGCCACGAAGCCGCTCTCGGTGTACGACACGATGTAGCCACCAGGACCCGTCAGCGCCGCGCCGTTGCCCAGGTCCACGGCGGCGCCTCCCGGAGAGGAGGGGTGGGGGAACGTCGCGGTGGAGAGGGCGCAGCTCGGCGAGTATTCACCCGCCACCTCGAAGTTGATGAGCTCCCCGCGCGTGGCCGCCAGCGCGAAGGGCTGCGGGCCACCGACGCCGCCCACGGGCACGCGCACGGAGAGGGCGTGGATGTCGAACGTCGCGCCGTTCGCGCCGCGCGCTTCGTCCGCGCCGATGTTGAGCACGTGGGGCGACCCACGCTGGATGTCCGTGCCCAGGTTGGGCGATTCATTCTGCAGCACCGTGTTGAAGGCCGCCGCGAAGTCGCTGAACTGCATGTCCTGGCTCTGGAGGTTGTCCTGCAGGCCCACGACGTCCGCGTTGAGCCCGTAGAACTCCGTCAGGGCGCGCAGCAGCGACGCCTTCACCGTCGTCTGGTTGGAGGCGTTGGCCATCTCGCCCAGCAGCTCGTTGACGAGCGCGGCGCGGTTGTTGGTGTACTCGACCAGCGCGTTCTGGAGCGCCGCCTTGCGCGTCGTCACCACGTCGTTGATGAAGTTGCTCTTGTACTCCTCGATGCCCGTCTTCAGGGAGTCGCGCGCGGTGCTCAGGAAGAAGCCGGACTTGGCATAGCTGGCGGCGTAGGCCTCCGCCTTCTCGACCATGCCGGCCCACCGCGCCAGGGGCGGGGGCGCGCCGGCGGAGCCCGTCTTCAGCAGCGCGGGGGTGTACGTGGGCACGCCGCTGGCGGCGGCCACGGCCTGGGCGAAGGCGCCGTGGTTGGCGCGCAGCAGGTCGAACACGGCCACCCACTCCGCGTGGTGGTCATGGCTGGAGGTGTTCAGCTTGTTCGCGGCGGAGAGCGCCGTCTGGAGCGTGGCCGCCTGGGGCACGGCGCCGAACAGGGCCCACAGCTCCGCCGTCTCCGTGTCCACGGAGCCGTTGCCGCAGCCCTTGAAGCGGCAGCCCAGGTCATGCAGGGAGCTGAAGTCCTCCATGCGGTCGAACAGGCCGCTGAACCCATCGCCCAGCAGCATCAACAGCGGCGGGCCGCTGATGGCCGGCGTGCCCGTCAGCGCGGCGGTCAGCACCGTCTGGTCCACCAGCAGGCCCGCGTTGAGCGGCTGGGCGTGGACCGGCAGGCCGTTGACGTTGAGCAGCGCGTTCTCGTAGGCGACCTTCCAGAAGACGCCGAAGGTCTCGCTGAGCTGCCGCATGAGCGTGGGGCTCTCGGGCTGGCCGGGGAACATCTGCGCCTGCTGCACGGCGTACCAGTCGCTGAGGACCTGGAGGTGGATGCGCACGTCGTCCGGGTGCGGCACCTTGCGCTGGAGCGCGTCACCCGCCACGTCCTGGCGGCGCAGGTCGGACAGGCCGCGCTCGTACAGCTTCAGCCACATGAGGTGGTACTTCTCCCGGTACACGTCGCCCTGGCACACGCCCGCGGGCACCGCGGCCGCCTGGGCCGCCAGCCCCACGCAGAAGGACGACTGCGAACGGGCGGACGCGCCCGGCACGTGCGACGAGGCCAGGCGCGTGCAGACGTCCATGGCCGCGTTGAGCGCCGTCAGGCTGGTGCCACAGCCCACCGTGGTGGGCGGGACGAAGCCCGCGCTGCACGTGGTGTTGGACGTCGGGTCGGACTGGTACAGGGCCCGCACGAACTGCACCTGGGCCGCCGTCATCTGGTGGGCGTGCAGCTCGTACAGCAGCTTCAGCCGCGAGACGACCTCGGCGCGCAGCGCCGCGCCCCCGGCCGCCGCGGGCAGCCCGGAGGCCAGGCCCTTCGACACCAGACAGTCGTACTTGGCGCTCACCTGCGCCGCCGTGGCGGGGGTGCCCAACGGCAGCTCGTCGCACGTGCGGCACATGGGCGTCTGGACGAAGAGGGGCGTGGCCTCGCGGTTCTTCGGCGTCATCCCGGTCCAGACGGAGTTGGCCGCAGTGGCCACCTGGTTCAGCGTCGTGCCCGCCGGGTGGTACAGGGGGTTGGCGTTGCACGCGGTGGGGACGTCGTCACCGAAGCTGTTGTGCCGGCAGGTGGGGTAGATGGGCCTGGTCGTGTCGTCGCACTGGTACGAGCCCGTCGCCGCGCCGCACGCCGCGTCCTCCTTGAGGTTGTACGTGGGCCACTGGCTCAGCGTGTACGTGCACGAGCCGGAGGACGTCTCCAGGTCCGTGGCGCCGCTGTACGAGAGCACGGTGACGAGGTTGCGGTCCGCCACCGGCAGGCTGTTGCGCTTGGCGTTCGCCGCCGCGAGGCACTGGGACTGGCAGCTGTAGCGCGTCACCGTCGTGCACAGCTCGATTTCGGGCGTGTTGGGCTTGGGGCGGCAGATCTCATCCGTGTACGCCGTGCAGCCCGACACCGTCTGGGTGAACGTCTTCGTCGCCCGGCTCTCGACGCCGAACGCGGGCAGCCGGCAGGAGGGGTAGTGGTAGCAGGTCTTCTGCTGGTAGCCGGTGATGGCGCCGCAGACGCTGGTGCTGCCCGACTTGTTGCAGTCGAGCCCGTACTGCCACGGCACCGCGCACACGTTGTTCGGGTCACCCGCGGAGGCCCAGGCCAGCCGCGTGTCGTCACAGGCCCCGTTCAGGGCCTGGGTGGCCTCCGAGACGGCCAGGGACTCCCACTCGCTCACCGCTTCCTCGGAAGCGCCGCCGCACGCGGTCAGCGCGCAGAGGGCTCCGAGACACCACAGCTTCAACCGACGCATGGACGGACTCCTCCCGTGGAGCTCGCGCGGATGGGCGCGGCTCCCCGGCTCCTGGCGCCTCCCGGGCGCCTTCTGACTGGGACTGCGATGGACACCGCCGGCCCCCCGGGACGCTGGGGGCCTCGCGGTGATGGGCTGGGGGAGGAACGGAGCCCTCGCCGGATATTCCCGGGATTTCTTCGGGCCTTCGGAAGGACGCCGGGTCACCGCCTACCGGGTGACGACCCCTTCCCGCGCGGGGCGCCTGGGCCCTCGGGTGAAACACGGCTGATACAGCCCGCTGAAAACACGCGAAGTGTGATCCACCGAGCAACCCGGGGCAGCCTGGGGCGATAATCCCGAGGCGCGCCGTCTACGCCCTCCAACGGGATCCCCCACCATGGCCTCGAAGATCAGCGATTCGCCCCGTCCCCTGTCCCTCCTCCAGACGCGCCAGACGGCGGGCTCGAAGGACGCGCGCGCCGCCACTTCCAACAAGCCGGCGGGCAAGGACCTGGGCTGGAACAAGGACACCTTCGAGACCAGGCCGGCGACGTGCAAGCTCCCCGTCCCGACGACGCCGACGACCCCCGTCCCCGTCGACACCACGCCGAAGCCGACCGACCCGACGAAGCCGACCGACCCCTCGGCGCCCACCGAGCCCACGACGCCCACGGAGCCGGAGCAGCCCCCCGTCTCGTCCCTGCCGGACGCGGACCCGATGACGCACATCGCCTACTTGTCCTCGGACGAGCTGCAGGGGCGTGACAGCCCGTCCCCGGGCCTCGACGCGGCCTCCGCCTACGTGCAGGCCCACGTCCAGAAGTACGGCCTCGTGGGCCCCAACGTGAACAACCCGGAGAACCCCTACCAGCAGAAGTTCGACGTGTTCTCGTGGGTGGGCAAGCCGGGGGCGGCGCGGAGCGACGAGGCGCACCAGGGCCACAAGCAGTTCGGGCACCAGCTCTTCGAGGAGGGCTTCTACCTCGAGGAGGGCATGCCGAAGGAGACGCTCACCAAGCTCAACCGCCAGTACGAGAGCGCGATGAAGGCCGAGGGCCAGCCCGCGGTGGCCGCGCGCAACGGCAAGCAGCGCTCCGTGGAGGAGCTGAAGGCGCTGGCCGAGGAGTCCGGCCAGGCGGTGAACACCCTGGCGCTGCTGCCTGGCAGCGGTCCGCACAAGGACGAGGTCATCGTGGTGATGGCCCACCTGGACCACGTGGGCACGGACCGCAAGGGCAACGTGCACAACGGCGCGGACGACAACGCGTCCGGCAGCGCGGTGCTGATGGCGGCCGTGCCGGAGCTGGCCGAGGCCGCGAAGAAGGGCGAGCTGGACCGCTCCGTCCTCTTCATCTGGACGGGCGCGGAGGAGAAGGGCCTGGTCGGCTCGCAGTACTTCGTCGACCACCCCATCCCCGGCCTGGGCACGGAGGACATCGCCGGCGTCATCAACGTGGACATGGTGGGCCGCTGGGATGATCAGCGCCTGTCCGTCGTCGACACCAACCGCCGCGGCCAGCCCAACTACTTCCGCGACCTGGTGGACCAGGCCAACGCGAAGCTGGCCGACCCGTTCGACCGCATCAACAAGGACATCAACCAGTACCGCGACCGCCAGGATGGCGCCTCGTTCGGCGACAAGGGCGAGGACGTCCTCTTCATGTTCGAGGGCCTGTCCAACCCCAAGGGCGGCGGCGACCTCATCCCCGAGTACCACGAGCCCGGGGACGACATCGACCTCATCGTCCGCGACAACGGCGGCGAGAAGCCGCGCCGCATCAAGGACCTGATGCTCAACGTCATCGAGCTGGCCGCCAATCGCGTCGTAGAGGAGCCCGCGGCGAAGAAGTAGTCCCCCTCCCGCCGTGCGCCAGGAGGCTTGTCCTGGCGCCCGACCCCGTCGAGACTCGGCGCCATGTCCTCCGCTCCGCAGCCCTGGTTCGCGTTCTCCCTCGACCTGGCGCCGGCAACGGCGCGAGAGCGCCTGCCCTCCCTGCCTCCCATCCCCGCGTTGCCGGACGGGGAGCTGGCCGAGGCGCTCGACGTGGAGGTCGTCTACGACGTGGACTCGCCCCCCTGGGGCGGTCGCGTCGCCCGCCTGGTGGATGCTCCCGGAAAGAGCCTGCCGGGCCTGCTGCGGCGCCTGCCGACAGGAGCCACCTGGGACGCCGTGGTCCGCCTGGAGGCGGCCCTGGCCGGGGCCACCGCCACACGGAGCGTGAAGGTCCGCACGGCCACGGGGGCGACGCTCGTGGCCCTGGCCTTCACCCCGCCCGCGCGCACCGGCACCGGCCCGGGGCCCATCAGCGAGGCGTTCCTCGTCACCCTGGCGCTCGCCGCGGAACGGGCGGGCCTCTCCCCGGACCACGTGGAGCGGCTCCAGGCGGAGGCCCGCATCGTCCAGACCGTCCAGCAGGCCCGGGCCGCCGTCCCGCCCCAGGGGCGCAAGCCCTGATCCACCCACCTGGCGGGTCCTCGACGCGAAATTGTCACGAAAAAGTGAACCCGTGACGCAACCGGGAGACGGTTGCACACGAAGATAGGTCTGAAGGGCCTCACCTGGGTTCCCTCATCGAGTGCCCGAGGAATTGCTTCGGATGACGACGCTGCGACCGACCACCCGAGCCAGCACCCCGTCCCCCTCCACCGGGTCCACGTCCATCGACGGCGTGAAGACGCGCGGCGGGAGCTGGAGCCCCGCCGCGACGCGCGAGGTGTCCGTCGCGGAGCTCCAGGCGAAGTTCGGCTGGGCGGAGGGCAGCTGGGAGGCGGGCCTGCTCCAGGCCGCGGAC from Myxococcus stipitatus encodes the following:
- a CDS encoding RHS repeat-associated core domain-containing protein is translated as MKLPSLLWRMVGGTALLVSPLALAQPAGFTDAKIQPPQLTAPQRGSLVGTYAQTAFGAADVARGGFALASPFSTPKDRGELLASPFPTYSSDAGLSEWGHGWQTRLEIRRWRVRGDLDYATDELTSPWGRLIQGADGFWYPADMNPPVRVEQSATGLVAYHPDGSVWSFGDGARVDTPKGTYAWHLREVVSPTGRKTRFTYEANSTGRLFLKTVEYGGTGNDFQYQVELAYATLAKPVDDFRSSKKLRMDRRVSSVAVKARNATSGLFEPRWQYQLTYDEPVEGVAFYLTRVDQTYGVAPTQTVGPTARYTYFKSSDALQAAAFTRVTKLDTTLASAGQDAIQPWRAALLDEDEDGRLDFEHAQAQTLYVQEDTGFRAEPLPPPDATTQTVCRPAASASNEPRLLARLRPNQVKADVVAITAVSGATEVKVCNRAGTLLSQQSLSGAWQPGPHTRFVDLNGDQQPDFIRVVAGGFQVRPNTSGAGPATTFGATLTGTLTPSVSATSSWVHDVNGDSIPDIVARLSNGLHVWPGTGQFSFDSASSKLYPVLTKTGASLAQLSTYSVMFVDVNRDGMADMLLSKTGLALLFVNNGTEFREVTVPALTFFNGTTSALAQGDFAGSGNTSLTVTKGLDAYSASLDGPETGLLQSADDGKGTVLGFTYTRLPAAPGARYRQPVLASLTSTSSGYDTVTYGYTYFGANYHSLGGYLLGFDSVVRSAPLESHAVNFLNGDTFAGLQLSDTRTDALTPFVKEVSFRQYEDTSFQGIAYKRLKEEGEGFQDAIVPGVTLTESTQTLSFDGVCPKQQVRVTPWGTLATNQTRANPSALVKHLHCLPATLSFTGTHPQEPTLDFGYQGVITRNAVGLVEKVEALGPQGAMPLQTATYWPDYTVKTVSEPGQGTTSFEYAPGRLLLSKVTQPDGVVVEVTERHPLHDGLLTLVTRHGATAHTERFRYDGMERLSKRWDGLGAASEVNPNETLDYRFATATRPAGIAVSSLVDAATNARRYAEEYVTAAGEDVAKARLVPEGWVVDGLTVHSRQQREKAQYTRPNLPANTDMAALDYASLLGGIELTSSVRTAVFGYEVDKLLRHHVDVQQTVSTGWALDGGRLRVQTQESGGGTRSQYLDAARRVTRYEDELGSTYTYTYDALGRLRGAVMPDGAGHWLTYDAYGRVGRVERDGVAKVDFEYTPGTWLVSAKRFRTPFNTLVRSESYQYDGAGRRTLISHANASGGVKQFRLYHDGATPSAPGDTSLPGLLTATSGDGYTKRLEYRADGLLAKTTLTLAGWRTVETEVAYTENGEVDTEVTRVKDASGSVLSTTTLGYDWDAWGRMSALTLDGQPWASVQYNGVGKTAKVDFGGGTFVELGYDALTRERTSLSQTTPSWASSIAWKLNARGLTGTELLHVGGAPLTREYDYSPQGFLTSAQDAQHTYAYGFDAAGLPLSITDDAGTRTLVVGANALVAGGVTYVMDGLGRTVSRDDLTLTYGPDGQVATAQKGGDSWSFLYDEDGERLLKRDGSGAPLAAYLKGGGYLDASGITQPVRVDGQLVGVLHNGTFRLLSTDRRGTVLADADGTARLPSPFGDRATHPTGAAALDYVEKAYDADLGFVRMGVRDYDTRINRFTTPDPLFLEDLEKCRESPVECNLYGYVSNRPLDLVDPTGTEEKKVTSGDPVGNMVSVAAPVAVAAGVRVGAPKAISGIKATYNLGKSVLNNPVVKVVRKGNAAIKVVKFIGGCLDGSNPLCAEPPSQSRARFIRQGIQELQDQQKLVHQELELYLDEAMQSTPDEERMDFVHQRIQELYGQSQALQKKIDIATENLDAAEEETREFYEELKK
- a CDS encoding M28 family metallopeptidase is translated as MASKISDSPRPLSLLQTRQTAGSKDARAATSNKPAGKDLGWNKDTFETRPATCKLPVPTTPTTPVPVDTTPKPTDPTKPTDPSAPTEPTTPTEPEQPPVSSLPDADPMTHIAYLSSDELQGRDSPSPGLDAASAYVQAHVQKYGLVGPNVNNPENPYQQKFDVFSWVGKPGAARSDEAHQGHKQFGHQLFEEGFYLEEGMPKETLTKLNRQYESAMKAEGQPAVAARNGKQRSVEELKALAEESGQAVNTLALLPGSGPHKDEVIVVMAHLDHVGTDRKGNVHNGADDNASGSAVLMAAVPELAEAAKKGELDRSVLFIWTGAEEKGLVGSQYFVDHPIPGLGTEDIAGVINVDMVGRWDDQRLSVVDTNRRGQPNYFRDLVDQANAKLADPFDRINKDINQYRDRQDGASFGDKGEDVLFMFEGLSNPKGGGDLIPEYHEPGDDIDLIVRDNGGEKPRRIKDLMLNVIELAANRVVEEPAAKK
- a CDS encoding gamma-glutamylcyclotransferase, whose amino-acid sequence is MSSAPQPWFAFSLDLAPATARERLPSLPPIPALPDGELAEALDVEVVYDVDSPPWGGRVARLVDAPGKSLPGLLRRLPTGATWDAVVRLEAALAGATATRSVKVRTATGATLVALAFTPPARTGTGPGPISEAFLVTLALAAERAGLSPDHVERLQAEARIVQTVQQARAAVPPQGRKP